The following nucleotide sequence is from Psychroflexus torquis ATCC 700755.
AAACAAAAACTTAGCTCACGTTTTCAATTACTGCCGCGTAACCTTGTCCTACACCAACACACATGGTCACTAGGGCATATTTTTTTCCAGTTAATTTTAATTCTAAAGCTGCTGAATAGACTAATCGGGCTCCTGTTACCCCAAGAGGGTGGCCAATGGCAATTGCCCCTCCATTAGGATTAATTCTAGCATCATCATCTTTTAAGCCCCAAGCTCTTATACAAGCTAGAGATTGCGCAGCAAAAGCTTCATTTAACTCAATAATGTCCATGTCTTCCATTTTTAGACCAGCTTTTGCCAAGGCTTTGTTAGAAGCTTCCACGGGTCCAATACCCATGATTCTTGGTTCAACACCAACGACGGCAGAACTCAAAATTTTAGCCATAGGTTGAAGACCGTATTTTTTTACAGCATTTTCTGAAGCTATAATTGTAGCAGCTGCTCCATCATTAAGGCCAGAAGAATTACCTGCCGTTACACTTCCACCTTTGCGGAATGCTGGTCCTAACTTACCCAAGATCTCCAATTGGGTTTGATGCTTTATAAATTCATCTTTATCAAATAAGATCGGATCTTTTTTCCGTTGTGGGATTTCTACGCCAATAATTTCTTTAGACAGTCTGCCATTTTCTTGAGCTTTGGTAGCCTTCATTTGAGAGCGATATGCAAAAATATCTTGGTCCT
It contains:
- a CDS encoding 3-oxoadipyl-CoA thiolase, which translates into the protein MDAYIIDGIRTPIGNYKGALSPLRVDDLGALVIKEVVKRNPNIPKKAYDDVILGCANQAGEDNRNVARMCSLLAGLPFTVPGETVNRLCSSGLSAIIHANRAIKAGDGDLFIAGGVEHMTRGPYAITKPSSAYGNDAKMYDTSFGWRFINPKMEESYGTDGMGVTAENLVDMHKISREDQDIFAYRSQMKATKAQENGRLSKEIIGVEIPQRKKDPILFDKDEFIKHQTQLEILGKLGPAFRKGGSVTAGNSSGLNDGAAATIIASENAVKKYGLQPMAKILSSAVVGVEPRIMGIGPVEASNKALAKAGLKMEDMDIIELNEAFAAQSLACIRAWGLKDDDARINPNGGAIAIGHPLGVTGARLVYSAALELKLTGKKYALVTMCVGVGQGYAAVIENVS